The following coding sequences are from one Desulfuromonas sp. TF window:
- a CDS encoding AAA family ATPase gives MRVAMDAQALHKALLLPSAYPEKSGAVGFRETHVSRLYFTDRHVYKIKKPVDFGFLNFTTLDRRRFYCQEEVRLNRRFCPDTYLGVVEIRSAGDRVAVNGPGDIVDYAVRMKRLPEERMLDYLVRKVDDSLPGEMNRLARRIAGLHGKSEICRKNGGVFNREVVQANWRENFAQIAPFIGKTLSARAVDLCSDYVIRFLSGKNDLLLRREREGFVREGHGDLHSEHICLTDPICIYDCIEFNRRFRVGDVSADLAFLLMDLDYRGRRDLAWILLAEYADVSGENREMEILLPFYKIYRAWVRGKVESFLSAETDVEKTTRQQASARAQGYFNLALGYLCRSPLLISTCGLMGVGKSAVAVELAAKLGAVLLRSDELRRELIGREISEKREDPFNQGSYSPEISRRTYDLLLERAAAALASGKTVVADASFARQEDRDRFRRMAGKAGVPFLILFMECSRQTALARLDRRQALGTDPSEGRRGLYSRQAATFHPLPETGEVIRVDTGGAIDYTVHFILCELIDRTGIYP, from the coding sequence TTGAGAGTCGCCATGGATGCCCAGGCATTGCACAAAGCTCTTCTTCTCCCATCGGCCTATCCCGAAAAGAGCGGCGCGGTCGGTTTTCGGGAAACCCATGTCTCCCGTCTGTACTTTACCGACCGGCATGTCTACAAAATCAAAAAACCCGTCGACTTCGGGTTCCTCAACTTTACCACCCTTGACCGGCGCCGCTTCTATTGTCAGGAAGAGGTGCGCCTCAACCGGCGATTCTGTCCCGACACCTACCTGGGAGTGGTGGAGATCCGCAGCGCTGGAGATCGGGTCGCCGTGAACGGCCCCGGCGACATCGTCGATTATGCCGTCCGGATGAAGCGTCTCCCCGAAGAGCGCATGCTCGACTACCTGGTTCGGAAGGTCGATGATTCCCTCCCGGGGGAAATGAACCGCCTGGCGCGACGCATTGCCGGGCTGCACGGGAAATCGGAAATCTGCCGCAAGAACGGCGGCGTTTTTAATCGCGAAGTAGTGCAGGCCAACTGGCGCGAGAACTTCGCTCAGATCGCCCCCTTCATCGGGAAGACCCTGTCCGCCAGGGCGGTCGATCTCTGTTCCGATTATGTGATCCGATTCCTCTCGGGGAAGAACGATCTGCTGCTGCGCCGGGAAAGGGAGGGTTTCGTCCGGGAAGGGCACGGGGACCTGCACAGCGAACACATCTGCCTGACGGACCCGATATGCATCTATGACTGCATCGAATTCAACCGTCGCTTCCGGGTGGGGGACGTGTCGGCCGATCTGGCCTTTCTGCTGATGGATCTGGATTATCGCGGCCGCCGCGACCTGGCGTGGATCCTTCTGGCCGAATATGCCGATGTTTCGGGAGAAAACAGGGAAATGGAGATCCTTCTCCCCTTCTACAAGATTTACCGCGCCTGGGTCAGGGGCAAAGTTGAATCCTTCCTCTCCGCGGAAACCGATGTTGAAAAAACAACCCGCCAACAGGCGAGTGCCCGGGCGCAAGGGTATTTCAACCTCGCCCTCGGTTATCTCTGCCGCTCCCCCCTGCTGATATCAACCTGTGGTCTGATGGGGGTCGGGAAAAGCGCCGTCGCCGTCGAACTGGCCGCAAAGCTAGGAGCGGTGCTCTTGCGCTCGGACGAACTGCGCAGAGAGCTGATCGGCCGGGAAATATCGGAAAAACGCGAAGATCCCTTCAACCAGGGAAGCTATTCCCCGGAAATCAGCCGCCGGACTTATGACCTGCTGCTGGAGCGCGCGGCTGCCGCCCTGGCCTCGGGAAAGACGGTGGTCGCCGATGCCTCCTTCGCGCGGCAGGAGGACCGGGACCGCTTCCGGAGAATGGCCGGGAAAGCAGGCGTCCCCTTTCTGATCCTGTTCATGGAATGCAGCAGGCAGACGGCTCTGGCGCGCCTGGACCGGAGGCAGGCCCTGGGGACGGATCCCTCGGAAGGGCGCCGCGGGCTTTATTCCCGTCAGGCCGCGACATTTCACCCGCTGCCTGAAACCGGTGAAGTTATTCGAGTCGACACCGGCGGCGCGATTGACTATACTGTTCACTTCATTCTCTGCGAACTCATTGACCGAACCGGAATATATCCATGA
- a CDS encoding tetratricopeptide repeat protein, with translation MMILRFPILLILLNVLAGCAAPSGDFPSKAAVSSDPYVSRFESSEAKALYFFAEAELKATEGDFEGAAEALSRALELDPHSAFLRVALAKIYLQLNEEKKAVRTAEDALIQDPSFWEAQLLLGNIYFDRGQNEEAAVHFRQALELNPDLERAYLHLGIALARAGEMDQAVDAIKSLLQRNPESLVAELALARLYREIDLTVLAEESYRRILSSRPDFEPAYIELGEMYLNKGMEEKALQIYRQALVENPGNARIGHQMVRILISQDRLEEALLELEAILRHNPQDLDARRKTGLIYMEQENWTAAVEVFTTLLKNHPGQHPELWKVRFYLGTALERREDFPEALEVFQEIPTDSELYGDALSHVSYLLYRLGRTEEAISLLEERLGEMVARPELYIYLSSLYLARDQHEAGLSVLNKGIAAYPDNAELTYQKGLVLEGMGESARASATMKQTLRLDPDHVEALNFLAYSYAESGQNLEEALRMAQRALELRNQGHIMDTLGWVYFKLGRFAEARDALEKAVGMLPADPVVLEHLGDALRALHQDRQARAAYEQVLEMVPHSETVRRKIDTLAEGE, from the coding sequence ATGATGATTTTACGTTTTCCCATTCTTCTGATCCTCCTGAATGTCCTCGCCGGTTGCGCGGCGCCTTCGGGAGATTTCCCGAGCAAAGCCGCGGTCTCCTCGGATCCTTACGTTTCAAGGTTTGAGAGCTCTGAAGCGAAGGCCCTTTACTTCTTTGCCGAGGCCGAACTCAAGGCCACGGAAGGTGACTTCGAAGGAGCTGCCGAGGCCCTCTCCCGGGCCCTGGAATTAGATCCCCATTCGGCATTCCTCCGTGTTGCCCTGGCCAAGATCTATCTGCAGCTGAATGAAGAGAAGAAAGCCGTTCGGACGGCCGAGGATGCCCTGATACAGGATCCGTCCTTCTGGGAAGCTCAGCTTCTGCTCGGTAATATTTATTTCGATCGGGGCCAGAATGAAGAGGCCGCGGTCCATTTCCGGCAGGCTCTCGAGCTGAATCCTGACCTCGAGAGAGCCTACCTGCATCTCGGCATCGCCCTGGCCCGTGCCGGTGAAATGGACCAGGCCGTGGATGCGATCAAAAGTCTCCTGCAGCGCAACCCCGAATCCCTCGTCGCGGAACTCGCCCTGGCCCGCCTGTACCGCGAAATCGATCTGACCGTTCTGGCCGAAGAGTCGTACCGGCGCATTCTGTCCTCCCGTCCCGATTTTGAACCGGCCTACATCGAGCTGGGGGAAATGTACCTGAATAAGGGGATGGAGGAGAAAGCACTCCAGATCTACCGGCAGGCTCTGGTGGAAAACCCCGGAAATGCCCGGATCGGGCACCAGATGGTGCGCATCCTGATCAGTCAGGATCGTCTGGAAGAAGCGCTGCTGGAACTCGAGGCTATTCTCAGACATAATCCTCAGGATCTGGACGCCCGGCGCAAGACCGGACTGATCTATATGGAGCAGGAAAACTGGACGGCCGCGGTGGAGGTGTTCACCACCCTTCTCAAAAATCATCCCGGGCAGCATCCGGAGCTTTGGAAAGTTCGATTTTACCTGGGTACGGCGCTCGAGCGGCGAGAGGACTTCCCGGAGGCACTGGAGGTATTTCAGGAAATTCCAACGGATTCAGAGCTTTACGGCGATGCTCTTTCGCATGTCAGCTATCTCCTCTATCGGCTCGGCCGCACCGAGGAAGCCATCTCCCTTCTGGAGGAGCGCCTCGGAGAGATGGTCGCCCGGCCGGAGCTCTACATCTATCTCAGTTCCCTCTACCTGGCCCGGGATCAGCATGAAGCGGGACTCTCCGTTCTGAACAAGGGGATCGCGGCCTACCCGGACAATGCGGAATTGACATACCAGAAGGGATTGGTACTGGAGGGAATGGGTGAATCCGCCCGGGCCTCCGCCACCATGAAGCAGACCCTGCGCCTCGACCCGGACCATGTCGAGGCGCTTAATTTTCTCGCCTATTCCTATGCCGAGAGCGGTCAGAATCTCGAAGAAGCCCTCAGGATGGCGCAGCGCGCCTTGGAGCTGCGCAACCAGGGGCACATCATGGACACCCTGGGATGGGTCTATTTCAAGCTGGGTCGTTTCGCCGAAGCAAGGGATGCCCTGGAAAAGGCGGTCGGGATGCTCCCCGCCGACCCGGTGGTCCTGGAACATCTCGGGGATGCGCTGCGCGCCCTTCACCAGGACCGGCAGGCCCGCGCCGCCTATGAACAAGTGCTGGAGATGGTCCCGCACAGTGAAACGGTGCGCCGCAAGATCGACACCCTCGCGGAGGGGGAATGA
- a CDS encoding DUF4292 domain-containing protein, translated as MMRIAASLLLLILAACVPRPLVPAAPAVAPSVSEEILLESLAQNARAFQSLQGLAKVRINAGGRSLSGTQVLLAEKPDRFRAETLSPFGQPLLLMATDGRELDVMIPSEGRFYRGEASPENVQRFTRLPLRLTDLVHLLLYEVPVIGHGERNLVAGEKGDYLLTLFGESGRLQKLRFDAALQLVESAYFRDDVLQLRVSYDKLQGDLHYFPRSVFLEMPALNAEGSLAFSEVRTNVAIPPERFTLSPSPGMEILPIP; from the coding sequence ATGATGCGAATCGCGGCAAGTCTGCTCCTGCTGATTCTGGCTGCCTGCGTCCCCCGGCCGCTCGTCCCAGCCGCTCCTGCCGTCGCTCCATCGGTATCGGAGGAGATACTGCTGGAGAGTCTGGCGCAAAACGCCCGGGCTTTCCAGTCGCTGCAGGGGCTGGCCAAGGTCAGGATCAATGCCGGCGGCAGATCCCTGTCCGGCACGCAGGTCCTCCTGGCGGAAAAGCCCGACCGCTTCCGGGCGGAGACCCTGAGCCCCTTCGGTCAGCCGCTGCTGCTGATGGCCACGGACGGCCGGGAGCTGGATGTGATGATTCCGTCGGAAGGGCGCTTCTATCGCGGCGAGGCCTCCCCCGAAAACGTGCAGCGCTTTACCCGTCTTCCCCTCCGTCTGACCGACCTCGTGCACCTCCTTCTTTACGAGGTGCCGGTCATCGGACACGGCGAACGGAACCTTGTGGCCGGGGAGAAGGGAGATTATCTGCTCACCTTGTTCGGAGAGAGCGGGCGCCTCCAGAAGCTGCGCTTCGACGCGGCGCTGCAGCTGGTCGAGAGCGCCTATTTTCGGGACGATGTGCTGCAGCTCCGCGTCTCCTACGACAAATTGCAGGGCGATCTTCATTATTTCCCCCGATCCGTTTTTCTGGAAATGCCGGCGTTGAACGCCGAAGGTTCCCTGGCCTTCTCCGAAGTCCGGACCAATGTAGCCATCCCGCCGGAACGCTTCACCCTCTCCCCTTCGCCAGGGATGGAAATCCTGCCGATTCCGTAG
- a CDS encoding peptide-binding protein, translating into MIKQILVLATLLLTLSACTREDEGIVPAEGEAAAPAYGDTFIEASIGEPSTLLPVLASDSASSDINGLVYNGLVRYDKNLELEGELAESWEISPDNLTITFHLRKGVKWHDGAPFTSADPLFTYRLYTDPNTPTAYAEAYRQVVRAEAPDPHTFRVTYEKPYAPALGSWGVGIHPAHLLEGEDVTKSPLARQPVGTGPYLFTEWKPGEKVVLEANPDYFEGRPYIKRILYRIIPDQSTQFLELLSGGLDFMGLTPIQYRTQTDTPGIKRRFNKYKYLAFGYTYLGYNLRRPMFQDKRVRQALSHAINKQEIIEGVLLGLGEVATGPYKPDTWVYNPTVKRYPYDPEKARALLAEAGWRDSDGDGIVDKDGRPLAFTIVTNQGNDLRVKSGEIIQRRFKEVGVDVKLRVIEWASFLKEFINPGNFDATILGWTGGPEPDQYNIWHSSKTGPRELNFIRFNDPEVDELLEKGRRTFDQSERKQIYDRFQEILAEEQPYTFLYVGEALPVVAKRFRGIDPAPAGIRHNFIEWYVPAGEQKYAR; encoded by the coding sequence GTGATCAAACAGATTCTAGTTCTGGCAACACTCCTCCTGACCCTCTCCGCCTGCACCCGCGAGGACGAAGGCATCGTCCCCGCCGAGGGGGAAGCCGCCGCTCCGGCCTATGGCGACACCTTTATCGAGGCGTCCATCGGCGAGCCGAGCACGCTCCTTCCGGTCCTCGCTTCCGATTCGGCCTCTTCCGATATCAACGGTCTGGTCTACAACGGGCTCGTGCGGTACGACAAGAATCTCGAACTCGAAGGTGAGCTGGCCGAGTCGTGGGAGATCTCTCCCGACAACCTGACCATCACCTTCCATCTTCGCAAGGGGGTCAAATGGCACGACGGCGCCCCCTTCACCTCAGCCGATCCCCTCTTCACCTATCGGCTTTATACCGATCCGAATACCCCCACCGCCTATGCCGAAGCTTATCGACAGGTGGTTCGGGCCGAGGCGCCCGACCCCCATACTTTCCGCGTCACCTACGAGAAGCCCTACGCTCCAGCCCTGGGCAGCTGGGGGGTGGGGATCCATCCCGCCCATCTGCTCGAGGGGGAGGATGTGACCAAAAGTCCCCTTGCCCGTCAACCCGTCGGCACCGGCCCCTACCTCTTTACCGAATGGAAGCCCGGTGAGAAGGTGGTTCTGGAGGCGAATCCCGATTATTTCGAGGGCCGCCCCTACATCAAGCGCATTCTCTACCGGATCATTCCCGATCAGTCGACGCAGTTTCTCGAACTCCTCTCCGGGGGGCTCGATTTCATGGGCCTGACCCCCATCCAGTACCGGACCCAGACGGACACTCCCGGCATCAAGCGGCGATTCAACAAGTACAAGTACCTTGCCTTCGGTTACACCTATCTCGGCTACAATCTGCGCCGGCCCATGTTCCAGGACAAACGGGTGCGCCAGGCCCTCTCCCATGCCATCAACAAGCAGGAGATCATCGAGGGGGTGCTGCTCGGGCTGGGCGAGGTGGCGACCGGTCCCTACAAGCCGGACACCTGGGTGTACAACCCGACGGTCAAGCGTTATCCTTACGATCCTGAGAAGGCACGGGCCCTCCTCGCCGAAGCGGGATGGCGCGACAGCGACGGCGACGGCATCGTGGACAAGGACGGCAGGCCGCTGGCCTTTACCATCGTCACTAATCAGGGGAACGATCTGCGGGTCAAGTCCGGCGAGATCATCCAGCGCCGCTTCAAGGAGGTCGGCGTCGATGTGAAGCTGCGCGTCATCGAATGGGCCTCCTTCCTCAAGGAGTTCATCAATCCCGGGAACTTCGACGCCACCATCCTCGGCTGGACGGGTGGCCCCGAGCCCGACCAGTACAACATCTGGCATTCGAGCAAGACCGGCCCCCGGGAGCTGAATTTCATCCGTTTCAACGATCCCGAAGTGGACGAACTGCTGGAGAAGGGGCGCCGCACCTTCGACCAGTCCGAACGGAAGCAAATCTACGACCGGTTCCAGGAAATTCTCGCCGAGGAGCAGCCCTACACCTTCCTCTACGTGGGCGAAGCGCTGCCGGTCGTGGCAAAACGCTTCCGCGGAATCGACCCGGCACCCGCCGGCATCCGCCACAACTTCATTGAATGGTACGTGCCGGCGGGGGAGCAGAAGTACGCGCGGTGA
- a CDS encoding ABC transporter permease, giving the protein RRPVLDKILERLPITILINVLSIALILAVSIPIGILSAVRRRSLFDQATTIFVFLGFATPSFWLALLLMDFLGVRLGLFPIAGIRSLGYEYMNFGGQILDLSHHLVLPVFVSAFGGLAGFSRYMRSNMLEVIRQDYILTARAKGLSERVVICKHALRNALLPVITILGLSVPGLIGGSVIFETIFAIPGMGKLFYDGVMMRDYPLIMGILVIGAVLTLVGNLLADAGYALADPRIRHA; this is encoded by the coding sequence ACCGCCGCCCCGTTCTGGACAAGATTCTCGAGCGGCTTCCCATCACCATCCTGATCAACGTCCTCTCCATTGCCCTCATCCTGGCGGTCTCCATTCCCATCGGGATCCTCTCGGCCGTGCGCCGCCGTTCGCTTTTCGACCAGGCGACCACGATCTTCGTCTTTCTCGGATTCGCCACGCCCTCCTTCTGGCTGGCCCTGCTGCTGATGGACTTCCTCGGGGTGAGGCTCGGACTCTTTCCCATCGCCGGAATCCGGTCCCTCGGCTATGAATACATGAATTTCGGCGGCCAGATACTGGATCTGTCCCATCACCTCGTCCTGCCCGTGTTCGTCTCCGCCTTCGGCGGTCTGGCCGGTTTTTCCCGGTACATGCGCTCCAACATGCTCGAGGTCATCCGCCAGGACTACATTCTCACCGCCCGGGCCAAGGGCCTCTCGGAGCGGGTGGTGATCTGCAAGCATGCCCTGCGCAACGCCCTTTTGCCGGTCATCACCATCCTGGGCCTGTCCGTGCCGGGGCTGATCGGCGGCAGCGTCATCTTCGAGACGATCTTCGCCATCCCCGGGATGGGCAAACTCTTCTACGACGGGGTAATGATGCGAGATTACCCCCTGATCATGGGCATCCTGGTCATCGGCGCGGTTCTCACCCTCGTCGGCAACCTCCTCGCAGACGCCGGCTACGCCCTGGCCGATCCTCGAATTCGCCACGCTTGA
- the cysQ gene encoding 3'(2'),5'-bisphosphate nucleotidase CysQ has protein sequence MEPETPNLICDIARQAGQAIMEIYQGRIDVEFKDDKSPLTAADKASHDLIVSGLRKHFPDMPVLSEEGRDIPYEQRRGWTRFWLVDPLDGTKEFIKRNGEFTVNIALIDGGTPVMGVVYVPAQDRMYLGVAGEGAFRNEGDGPFEAIGVRSPDPSAGLTVVMSRSHPSPELDEFLEKIHVAEALAVGSSLKLCAVAEGKADLYPRLGPTMEWDTAAGQAVVQAAGGKVLRMDGTPLEYNKEELLNPYFVVTGDAGRGTGDEIQDSD, from the coding sequence ATCGAACCTGAAACTCCGAACCTCATCTGCGACATCGCCCGCCAGGCCGGCCAAGCCATCATGGAAATTTACCAGGGCCGCATCGACGTGGAGTTCAAGGACGACAAGTCCCCGCTGACCGCGGCAGACAAGGCATCCCACGACCTGATCGTAAGCGGTCTGAGGAAGCATTTCCCGGACATGCCCGTTCTGTCGGAAGAGGGGAGGGACATCCCCTACGAGCAGAGGAGGGGATGGACGCGCTTCTGGCTGGTCGATCCCCTCGACGGAACCAAGGAATTCATCAAGCGCAACGGCGAATTCACCGTCAACATCGCCCTGATCGATGGCGGAACCCCGGTCATGGGCGTCGTCTATGTCCCGGCTCAGGATCGGATGTATCTGGGAGTCGCGGGGGAGGGGGCCTTCAGGAACGAAGGGGATGGGCCCTTCGAGGCGATCGGGGTGCGCTCCCCGGATCCCTCGGCCGGACTGACGGTAGTCATGAGCCGCTCCCACCCCTCCCCCGAACTGGACGAGTTCCTGGAGAAGATCCATGTCGCCGAGGCGCTCGCCGTCGGCAGCTCTCTCAAGCTCTGCGCCGTGGCCGAAGGAAAGGCCGATCTCTACCCCAGGCTCGGGCCGACCATGGAATGGGATACGGCGGCCGGCCAGGCCGTCGTCCAGGCCGCGGGAGGAAAAGTCCTCCGGATGGACGGAACTCCGCTGGAATACAACAAGGAGGAGCTCTTGAATCCGTATTTTGTTGTTACAGGGGACGCTGGACGCGGGACTGGGGACGAGATTCAAGATTCAGATTAA
- a CDS encoding capsule assembly Wzi family protein: MKFLKFVVWLACLFVLFHPAPCLSSPSAAVPLDSWVYPVLDKLAGLGLIDDSLRGSRPYSRSEAARQTAVACERFTAGSVPMAAELLRRLEAEFSDELSAAAGTVAASTRFSLTERPGPPISVGGMVHLPYLLTNTDAHEGNFELKASAGASTPRIFADADRDGRPDGGVSMASTGVLEPGESFPFVVSVPRPAGSTSRAQTATVTAAAVRESESFFGFTPLREARLTYFYRNGEDSFYSNIPAHQFPLNTNNFGIDYDEHHNGQAILESELRVGRFVLANLRPLFLYREDGGDAVRLLEGKAALGLGPLELSAGRQALWWGQGRHGSLVLTNNSRPLDMVRLTNPSPAVLPWIFKYLGPFRFDLFVSRLEDDRVVPEPYFSGLRINFMPAPWFEFGASRTVFFGGEGRPSVDFDDFLTIIGGENLGGDEDTSNQLAAFDVRIKIPKLWGAELYGEYGGEDQADLLGVIPFFSKKAMLAGLYLPRIEPSGRLDLRLEYADLNYQDHGSVWYRHSIYQSGYTYEGKIMGHHAGGDSKDVYAELRAFLPADVTLTLALDLQERGDSLPVQEEHEIPSVKVEWQACPRVRLHALYARDRVENFAFVEGDDKTMDFAEVGMAFSW, from the coding sequence TTGAAATTTCTGAAGTTCGTGGTATGGCTTGCCTGCCTCTTCGTCCTGTTCCATCCCGCTCCTTGCCTGTCTTCACCCTCTGCCGCCGTTCCCCTGGACAGCTGGGTCTATCCTGTTCTGGACAAGCTGGCCGGCCTCGGCCTGATCGACGACTCCCTGCGGGGTTCCCGTCCCTATAGCCGCTCCGAAGCCGCCCGTCAGACCGCCGTGGCATGCGAACGGTTCACCGCCGGCAGCGTGCCGATGGCCGCTGAACTGCTGCGCCGCCTGGAGGCGGAATTCAGCGACGAACTCTCCGCCGCGGCCGGCACCGTCGCCGCCTCGACGCGCTTCTCCCTCACCGAAAGACCCGGCCCACCTATTTCCGTCGGGGGAATGGTTCATCTCCCCTATCTGCTGACCAATACCGATGCGCATGAGGGGAACTTCGAACTCAAGGCCTCCGCCGGCGCTTCCACCCCGCGGATCTTCGCCGATGCGGACCGCGACGGCCGCCCCGACGGCGGCGTCTCCATGGCAAGCACGGGAGTCCTGGAGCCCGGCGAATCCTTCCCCTTTGTCGTCTCCGTCCCCCGTCCTGCCGGAAGCACGTCCCGGGCGCAGACGGCGACCGTCACCGCCGCCGCCGTCAGGGAGTCGGAAAGCTTCTTCGGCTTTACGCCGCTGCGCGAGGCGCGCCTCACCTATTTCTACCGCAATGGGGAGGATTCCTTCTATTCGAATATCCCCGCGCATCAGTTCCCCCTGAACACCAACAACTTCGGCATCGACTACGATGAGCATCACAACGGTCAGGCGATCCTGGAAAGCGAACTGCGCGTGGGCCGCTTCGTCCTGGCCAACCTGCGCCCCCTCTTCCTCTATCGGGAGGACGGCGGCGACGCCGTCCGACTCCTCGAGGGGAAGGCGGCCCTCGGGCTGGGTCCGCTGGAGCTTTCCGCCGGCCGCCAGGCTCTCTGGTGGGGGCAGGGACGGCACGGCTCCCTCGTCCTGACCAACAACTCCCGCCCCCTCGACATGGTGCGCCTGACCAATCCTTCACCGGCGGTTCTTCCCTGGATCTTCAAGTACCTCGGCCCCTTTCGCTTCGACCTCTTCGTCAGCCGCCTCGAAGACGACCGCGTCGTCCCCGAGCCGTACTTCAGCGGTCTGCGCATCAATTTCATGCCGGCCCCCTGGTTCGAATTCGGCGCTTCCCGCACGGTCTTTTTCGGCGGGGAGGGGCGTCCGAGCGTCGATTTCGACGATTTTCTCACCATCATCGGGGGGGAAAACCTGGGAGGCGACGAGGACACCAGCAACCAGTTGGCCGCGTTCGACGTGCGTATCAAGATCCCGAAGCTGTGGGGGGCTGAGCTCTACGGCGAATACGGCGGCGAGGACCAGGCCGACCTGCTGGGGGTCATCCCCTTTTTCTCCAAAAAGGCGATGCTGGCCGGTCTCTACCTCCCCCGCATCGAGCCAAGCGGACGCCTCGACCTGCGTCTCGAATACGCCGACCTCAATTACCAGGACCACGGTTCCGTCTGGTACCGGCACAGCATCTACCAGAGCGGCTACACCTACGAGGGGAAGATCATGGGCCATCACGCTGGAGGCGACTCCAAGGACGTCTACGCCGAACTGCGCGCCTTTCTCCCCGCCGACGTCACCCTGACGCTGGCCCTCGATCTCCAGGAGCGGGGGGATTCCCTGCCGGTCCAGGAAGAGCACGAGATTCCGTCCGTCAAGGTGGAGTGGCAGGCCTGCCCCCGGGTGAGGCTTCACGCCCTCTACGCCCGCGACCGGGTGGAAAACTTCGCCTTCGTCGAAGGCGATGACAAAACGATGGATTTCGCCGAGGTGGGGATGGCTTTTTCCTGGTAG
- a CDS encoding polysaccharide biosynthesis/export family protein, with the protein MKRKTVFFLCIVIGAVLAGCAKFPELPAGTVKEIRSAVIEQQPVSIPVPADEAATPEYRVGAGDVLTIRIPGMKERVPSAGGAAEATPGYRVYSSGKVLLPMVGGVQVAGLTVDEVQEKLQEVFRPYIKEPVITVEILEYKSRALYLLGKFNSPGVQYLDRPVSLIQGIALGGGLDESANLRGARLVRQNRIVPVDIYELIYNNDLRQNVALLSGDTVYVPGNDQQNVFVLGAVAKEGLIPMINGRLSLPQALSVAGIGKSSYDHNLIRIIRSHTPTRGELMVVDLGRIMAGDALPLPLQDGDIVYVPRSGIGDWNVALGEMLPTLQAFSAVLQPFVQIKFLTDSDD; encoded by the coding sequence ATGAAACGTAAGACTGTTTTCTTTTTGTGCATTGTGATCGGTGCGGTGCTGGCCGGCTGCGCCAAATTCCCCGAGCTCCCCGCCGGGACGGTCAAGGAGATCCGCTCGGCGGTGATCGAGCAGCAGCCTGTCAGCATCCCCGTCCCCGCGGACGAGGCGGCCACGCCCGAGTACCGGGTCGGCGCCGGCGACGTCCTGACCATCCGCATCCCCGGGATGAAGGAGCGCGTTCCGTCCGCCGGCGGCGCCGCCGAAGCGACACCCGGCTACCGGGTGTACAGCAGCGGCAAGGTCCTCCTCCCCATGGTCGGCGGTGTCCAAGTGGCCGGCCTGACCGTCGACGAGGTGCAGGAGAAGCTGCAGGAGGTGTTCAGACCCTACATCAAGGAACCGGTCATCACCGTCGAGATCCTCGAATACAAGAGCCGGGCCCTCTATCTGCTCGGCAAGTTCAACAGTCCGGGTGTCCAGTACCTCGATCGCCCCGTCTCCCTGATCCAGGGGATCGCCCTCGGCGGCGGCCTGGACGAAAGCGCCAACCTTCGCGGCGCCCGGCTGGTGAGGCAGAACCGCATCGTCCCCGTCGACATCTACGAACTGATCTATAATAACGACCTGCGGCAGAATGTGGCTCTTCTCTCGGGGGACACCGTCTACGTGCCGGGGAATGATCAGCAGAACGTCTTCGTCCTCGGCGCAGTCGCCAAAGAAGGGCTGATCCCCATGATCAACGGCCGCCTCTCCCTTCCCCAGGCCCTCTCTGTCGCCGGTATCGGCAAGAGCAGCTATGATCACAACCTGATCCGCATCATCCGCTCCCACACTCCCACCCGCGGGGAACTGATGGTGGTGGACCTCGGACGGATCATGGCCGGCGATGCGCTGCCGCTCCCCCTCCAGGACGGCGACATCGTCTACGTGCCGCGCAGCGGCATCGGCGACTGGAACGTCGCCCTCGGGGAGATGCTCCCCACCCTCCAGGCCTTCAGCGCCGTCCTGCAGCCCTTCGTGCAGATCAAGTTCCTGACGGACAGTGATGATTAA